CTTTCCTCAAGCCTGAGGTCATCATCTTACTCCATCTTGCCCCGCCATTCAATCTAAACCTGGTAATTTCCTAGAAAGGCAGGCTTGTCAGCTGAGAAATGTTCAGGCAGAgccgggagggagggagaggggagctcTCTGCTCTTGCAGACGCCCAAGGAGGCAGACTCCCACCCAGGCCGGAATTTGATGTAAGCCATCTCGGCAGCTTTAGGCCAGGTTGGCCCCGAGGCCAACGCATTCCTGTGGACTCACCACCAGAGAGGAATCCGCAAGAGAAACTTTCCCAGCGGTGACAAAGAGCCAGGGGCGTGGGCCGCACTGTTCATGGGGGCCGGGCCGCGCCGTTCACGGGAGCCAGGCCGCGCCGTTCATGGGAGCTGGGTCCTGGGAGCTACAGACACCCGTGACTTTCCAAATGATGAAATTCCTCACAAGGCGCACAGCTGTGCGAACATGTGCTGTCTGTGCTGGAAACAGTCACTCAAGTTTGAAGAAATCAAAGTCGTGGTAAACAGGATCAGATCTTTGCTTCTCTATCATTCCAGAGAAACAGGAACACAAGCACACACAGGTCACCTGTGAGCCCTAACCTTCCACCTCTCTGCAGAGAaaaccttcttcctcttctttccaagGCTCACTCTTCAGCCAGGGTCCCCTCCGCAGGAAACAAACACACTGAGTGTTTTCTGCTCCAGGATCTAGGCTTCCCGCTTTATTTCGTGTCCTTACATTCACCAAAACACGAAGCACAATCATTTGTCTTGTTTTCTGTTGTTCAAGATAAGGAAATGAATTGAGGATCTAAGAAACATAAAATGCATTTGTGCCCCAAACCTCAACAAAATGCGAGGGAAGCCTGTCCCTTCATCTTACTGGAAGGATTAAAGGATTGAGACTAGGTAAGAAAGATGTAAAAATATCAATCACAGTGGAGGACCTATCAGATCAGATGTCAAAATATACTCTAAAGCTACAGGCATCAGAATGTAGTGATGTTTTCCCAGGAGAATCAACCACATCAGTGGACTAGAGTTCAAAAACATGTATGTATCACATGCTTATTTGTGTAAAGTTATAAAGTGGCATTTCAAAATACACTCTTTAATAGATGTAAGTTACTGGGAAGTTGGCTATGTATTTGAATTAAAACGTTTAGAACATTCTATATATAATTCATTGTTTAACTCCTATTGTTAAAAAGATTTGGCCCTTTCCCGGGTGGAACCATGGAGGttgcagaagagaagaaaaagaaggttccTGCTGTGCCAGAAACCCTTAAGAAAAAGTGGAAGAATTTCGCAGAGCTTAAGATCAAGCGACTGAGAAAGAAGTTTGCCCAAAAGATGCTTCGAAAGGCAAGGAGGAAGCTTATCTATGAAAAAGCTAAGCATTACCACAAGGAATACAGGCAGATGTACAGAACTGAAATTCGAATGGCTAGGATGGCACGAAAAGCCGGCAACTTCTATGTACCTGCGGAACCCAAATTGGCGTTTGTCATCAGGATCAGAGGTATCAACGGTGTGAGCCCAAAGGTTCAAAAGGTGCTGCAGCTCCTTCGCCTCCGGCAAATCTTCAACGGCACCTTTGTGAAGCTCAACAGGGCATCAATTAATATGCTGAGAATTGTGGAGCCATACATTGCATGGGGGTACCCAAATCTGAAGTCTGTAAATGAATTGATCTACAAGCGTGGTTATGGCAAAATCAACAAAAAGCGAATTGCCCTGACAGACAGCACATTGATTGCTCGATCTCCTGGGAAATATGGAATCATCTGCATGGAGGATCTGGTTCATGAGATCTATACCGTTGGAAAACGtttcaaagaagcaaacaacTTCCTGTGGCCCTTTAAATTGTCTTCTCCACGAGgtggaatgaagaaaaagaccACCCATTTTGTAGAAGGTGGAGATGCTGGCAACAGGGAAGACCAGATCAACAGGCTTATTAGAAGGATGAACTAAGGTATCTACCAGGATTATTTTTGTGTTCTGGTTAATAAAcaattgaaacaaaaaaaaaaacaaaaaagatttgaacatttacaaatataaaaataatcagatAAACATTGGTATATTGTGAGAATAAGAACAGCTTTTGCAAATGCAGTAACCAAGAAGACAAAGATTGGCAGATTTAATAGACAAAGAGATTAGGAGTCAGCCTGTGCAAAGAAGACCTATGAAtcaatcagaaaaagacaaacaattcAATAGACAAATGTGCAAAATACTTAAACAGCctcttcacagatgagaaaaatctAAAAGCCAATTAAACATCAGAAAAACTGCCTTTTCACATAAATACtgcaggaaataaaaattaaaactaaaatgagaAGCCACAATGTCCAGATTAGCAAAAATCTACAAGTCTGACAGTATCAAATACTGGCAGGATATCACATACCCCCAGTTCAAGTACAACTGATACAGTCACACAGGAAGGCAAGGGTATCAGGACCTACGAAACCCAAGAATGTAATATCATACAACCAAGAAATTCCATATCCAAGTATATGCCTGGAGAAACTCTTAAAGATGGGAGCAAAATTTATCATATGGTTACTTGGAATAGTCACAACTGGGAAAAACCCAAACATTCATCAATctgtaagttttaaaaaacaaactatggGGAcgtctttggtggtccagtgactaatcTCAAGTGCCCACAACTAAAaccaaagcagccaaataaataaaataaaatatgtgtagttatatggtagaaagcgaagaggaactaaagagcttcttgatgaaggtgaaagaggagagtgaaaaagctggcttaaaacacaatattcaaaaaatagagatcagggcatctggtcccatcacttcatggcaaagagacaggggaaaaaaaatggaaacagtgacagactttattttcttgggctccaaaatcactgcagttgctgactaaaaccatgaaattaaaagacccttgctccttggacaaaaagctatgacaaacctagacagcatattaaagaacagagacattactttgccaacaaacgtctgtatactcaaagctacagtttttccagtagttatctacggatatgagggttggaccataaagaaggctgagtgccaaagagttgatgttttcgaactgtggtgctggagaacactcttgagagtcccttgcactgcaacgagatgaaaccagtcaatcctaaaggagatcaatcttgaatattcattgaaaggactgatgctgaagctgaagctccaatactttggccacctgattcgaagagccgactcgttagaaaagaccctgaggctgggaaagattgagggcaggaagagaagagggtgacaggggatgagatagatggttggagggcatcatcgactcgatggatatgagtttgagctagctctaggacacagtgaaggacagggaagccgggcgtgctgcgtgcaacccatggggtcgcaaagagttggacacaacttggcaactgaacaacaacaatatagttACGTACCAATGTGGATACGTCTCAAAATGCTACtgagagaacttccctggtgggccagtggttaagaatccgcctgcagcggacacaggttcaatccttgagccAGGAAGTTCCCACATACCATAGGGAAACCAAGCCCGTgccccacagctgctgaagcccacacaccctagagccagtgctccgcaacgagagagGCCGTGGCAATGAGCAGCCTCCACACCACAACCAGGGAAAGCCAAAACttagataaaaatagaaa
The Budorcas taxicolor isolate Tak-1 chromosome 23, Takin1.1, whole genome shotgun sequence genome window above contains:
- the LOC128067854 gene encoding 60S ribosomal protein L7-like: MEVAEEKKKKVPAVPETLKKKWKNFAELKIKRLRKKFAQKMLRKARRKLIYEKAKHYHKEYRQMYRTEIRMARMARKAGNFYVPAEPKLAFVIRIRGINGVSPKVQKVLQLLRLRQIFNGTFVKLNRASINMLRIVEPYIAWGYPNLKSVNELIYKRGYGKINKKRIALTDSTLIARSPGKYGIICMEDLVHEIYTVGKRFKEANNFLWPFKLSSPRGGMKKKTTHFVEGGDAGNREDQINRLIRRMN